A region from the Thermostichus vulcanus str. 'Rupite' genome encodes:
- a CDS encoding RluA family pseudouridine synthase produces MRQITIPETQQGSRLDRSLAEYWSDLSRSRLQRLIREGQVWLNGNPCLDKNRTLQAGDQIEVRIPAATPLTLQPEWIPLEILYEDADLIVINKPRDLVVHPAPGHSSGTLVHALLAHCPNLSGINGAQRPGIVHRLDKDTTGALVIAKQDQAHQHLQAQIQAKTARRIYLGVVLGRPAQSHGTLSAPIGRHPVDRQKMAVVEPPKGRAAVTHWQVLERLGNYSLMQFELETGRTHQIRVHAAHLRLPIVGDPLYTQSKSSPVKLRGQALHAWKLSFVHPRSGQPMQFTAPLPEEFERLLRQLRSQAG; encoded by the coding sequence ATCCGACAGATCACGATCCCAGAAACCCAACAGGGATCCCGTCTGGATCGGAGCTTGGCCGAATACTGGTCGGATCTGTCTCGCTCTCGCCTGCAAAGGCTGATTCGGGAGGGCCAGGTTTGGCTGAATGGGAATCCCTGCCTGGATAAAAACCGCACGCTTCAAGCGGGGGATCAAATCGAGGTACGGATCCCAGCGGCAACTCCCCTAACCCTGCAACCGGAGTGGATCCCATTGGAGATTCTCTACGAAGATGCCGACTTGATCGTGATCAACAAACCCCGCGATTTGGTGGTGCATCCCGCCCCCGGTCACAGCAGCGGCACCTTGGTGCATGCCCTTTTGGCCCATTGCCCCAATCTTTCCGGCATCAACGGCGCCCAACGTCCCGGCATCGTCCATCGCCTTGACAAAGACACCACCGGGGCCTTGGTGATCGCCAAACAGGATCAGGCCCATCAACACCTACAAGCCCAAATCCAGGCCAAAACGGCTCGACGCATCTACTTGGGGGTGGTGCTGGGTCGTCCAGCCCAAAGCCATGGCACCCTCTCGGCTCCGATTGGGCGGCACCCGGTGGATCGTCAGAAAATGGCGGTGGTGGAACCTCCCAAAGGTCGGGCAGCGGTGACCCACTGGCAGGTACTGGAGCGATTGGGCAACTACAGCCTAATGCAGTTTGAGCTAGAAACCGGGCGTACCCATCAAATTCGGGTTCATGCTGCCCATTTGCGCCTGCCAATTGTCGGGGATCCCCTCTATACCCAGAGCAAAAGCAGCCCTGTCAAACTCAGGGGCCAAGCCCTTCATGCCTGGAAACTCTCGTTTGTACACCCGCGCAGCGGCCAACCGATGCAATTCACAGCCCCTCTCCCGGAAGAGTTTGAGCGGTTACTGCGGCAATTGCGTAGCCAAGCCGGATAG